One genomic region from Antedon mediterranea chromosome 3, ecAntMedi1.1, whole genome shotgun sequence encodes:
- the LOC140044105 gene encoding cell adhesion molecule 4-like, producing MYFVIVFMYIVIILGNTDGQQFLSGINDISVLEGESVTVKCFIQGTLPESSAISWWKGDRQLSNKNNILIEDSRITATLTDFPGTNKITYLLVISPSVREDEGKYYCRIISDNNEIRSEIIQVTILRKPSDEYPQCIKSKESYIAGSDVKLSCISELINPPVDLSWTRTKTSISDQDVSTDILDDIVYKHLQFTAKNTDNDETFVCLQISEVVPATSNCTIANLNIQYIPEVKIRHTSVIFAGSDSILFCQTAANPPVRKFSWTFQPVLKSYEYATEGQVLRLLKPTISRNGTQITCKAENTIGSTIATTTVYILKEIYVKSKDSNNKIDSNVENNGRVEVDINTENNADNEDKVSLYVVIIIIILVVIIVVVVVIIPVYYQCFCKTRTATDSSGRELYQPTVYYDTRDRVSNSGLYDRSLPRLPSTGHYGHWRHSFASQVPEDLDVQGYTYIDNKNNQNQNTL from the coding sequence atgtattttgttattgtatttatgtatattgTTATCATACTGGGAAATACAGATGGACAGCAATTCTTGTCTGGTATAAATGATATTAGCGTATTAGAAGGTGAATCAGTTACAGTCAAATGCTTCATTCAAGGTACATTACCAGAGTCAAGTGCTATATCTTGGTGGAAAGGAGATCGTCAATTGAGTAACAAGAACAACATACTTATTGAGGATTCCAGAATAACTGCAACTTTAACAGACTTTCCAGGAActaacaaaataacatatttattagTAATCTCACCATCAGTACGAGAAGATGAAGGCAAATATTATTGTAGGATTATTTCAGATAACAATGAAATTCGTTCTGAAATTATTCAAGTTACCATATTACGGAAGCCTTCTGATGAATACCCACAATGCATTAAATCAAAGGAAAGTTATATAGCCGGTTCTGATGTAAAACTTTCTTGTATTTCAGAATTAATTAATCCTCCAGTAGATTTGAGTTGGACacgtacaaaaacatcaatatcAGATCAGGATGTAAGTACAGATATACTTGATGACATTGTTTATAAACATCTTCAGTTTACTGCTAAAAATACTGACAATGACGAAACATTCGTCTGCTTACAAATATCAGAAGTTGTTCCCGCTACTTCTAATTGTACAATTGCTAATctcaatatacaatatattccTGAAGTAAAAATACGACACACTAGCGTCATTTTTGCTGGGTCCGATTCTATATTATTTTGCCAGACAGCAGCAAACCCTCCTGTACGGAAGTTTAGTTGGACATTTCAACCTGTTTTGAAATCATACGAATATGCGACCGAAGGCCAAGTATTGAGACTTCTTAAACCAACTATTAGTAGAAATGGAACACAGATCACGTGTAAAGCAGAAAACACTATTGGGTCAACTATCGCCACAACaacagtatatattttaaaagaaatttacgTAAAATCAAAAGATTCTAACAATAAAATAGATTCAAATGTGGAAAATAACGGCAGGGTGGAGGTCGATATAAATACTGAAAATAATGCTGATAATGAAGATAAAGTATCATTGTATGTTgtgatcattattattatattagtcgTTATTATTGTTGTAGTTGTTGTCATCATTCCTGTTTATTATCAGTGCTTCTGTAAGACAAGGACTGCTACTGATTCATCTGGAAGAGAGTTATATCAACCTACTGTGTACTATGATACCAGAGATCGAGTTTCAAATAGTGGTCTTTATGATCGATCTTTACCTCGTTTACCCAGTACTGGACATTATGGTCACTGGAGACATTCATTTGCTTCTCAGGTTCCAGAAGATCTTGATGTACAAGGATATACGTACATTGACAACAAAAACAATCAGAATCAGAACACATTATGA
- the LOC140044104 gene encoding cell adhesion molecule 4-like produces the protein MYKALLFMLFVIMENAIGQQFLPDMNDVSVLEGDSVTVKCFIQGKLPDSSDIAWWKGERQLSNKNNILIKDSRLIATLTDFPGTNKLTYLLGISQSVREDEGGYYCKISNIDEIHSEIVRVTILQKPSDEYPQCFQSKESYISGSDVQLSCISEIINPPVELRWKRTILPISDQDVSTDIRDNIVYKHLQFTAKKSDNDDTFVCLQNSEVVPATSNCTITNLNIQYIPEVKIRHTSVIFSGSDSILFCQAIANPPVRTFTWTFKPMLESYGYATEGQVLRLLKPTISRNGTQITCKAENSIGSHVATTTIYIFNEKYVTSKDYNNKIDSNGEYSSRSEFDINTENNAEVEDEVSLYVVIIIIILVVIIVVVVVIIPVYYQCFCKTRTATDSSGIEIYQPTVYYDTRDRVSNSGLYDRSLPRLPSTGHYGHWRHSFASQVPEDLDVQGYTYIEDRNIQNTL, from the coding sequence atgtataaggCTCTTTTATTTATGCTTTTTGTTATCATGGAAAATGCAATTGGTCAACAATTCTTGCCTGATATGAATGACGTTAGCGTACTAGAAGGAGATTCAGTTACAGTCAAATGTTTTATTCAAGGCAAATTACCAGATTCAAGCGACATTGCATGGTGGAAAGGAGAACGTCAATTGAGTAATAAGAACAACATACTTATTAAAGATTCAAGATTAATTGCAACTTTGACAGACTTTCCAGGAACTAACAAACTAACATATTTGTTAGGAATTTCACAATCTGTACGAGAAGATGAAGGAGGATATTATTGTAAGATTTCTAATATTGATGAAATACATTCTGAAATTGTTCGTGTGACTATATTACAGAAGCCATCCGATGAATACCCACAATGCTTTCAATCAAAAGAAAGTTATATATCCGGTTCTGATGTACAACTCTCTTGTATATCAGAGATAATTAATCCTCCAGTGGAATTAAGGTGGAAACGTACCATACTGCCAATATCAGATCAGGATGTAAGTACAGATATACGCGATAACATTGTTTATAAACATCTTCAATTTACTGCTAAAAAATCTGACAATGACGACACATTTGTTTGCTTGCAAAATTCAGAAGTTGTTCCCGCTACTTCTAATTGTACAATTACCAATctcaatatacaatatattccCGAAGTCAAAATACGACACACTAGCGTCATTTTTTCTGGGTCAGATTCTATTTTATTTTGCCAGGCAATAGCAAACCCTCCTGTAAGGACATTTACCTGGACATTTAAACCAATGTTGGAATCATACGGATATGCGACTGAAGGCCAAGTATTGAGACTTCTAAAACCAACTATTAGTAGAAATGGAACACAGATTACGTGTAAAGCAGAAAACTCTATTGGATCACATGTCGCcacaacaacaatatatattttcaatgaAAAGTATGTAACATCAAAGgattataacaataaaatagattCAAATGGAGAATATAGTAGCAGGTCGGAGTTCGATATAAATACAGAGAATAACGCTGAAGTAGAAGATGAAGTATCATTGTATGTTGTgatcattattatcatattagTCGTCATTATTGTTGTCGTTGTTGTCATTATTCCTGTTTATTATCAATGCTTTTGTAAAACAAGGACTGCTACTGATTCATCTGGTATAGAGATATATCAACCTACTGTGTACTATGATACCAGAGATCGAGTTTCAAATAGTGGTCTTTATGATCGATCTTTACCTCGTTTACCAAGTACTGGACATTATGGTCACTGGAGACATTCATTTGCTTCTCAAGTTCCTGAAGATCTTGATGTACAAGGATATACTTACATTGAAGATAGAAATATTCAAAATACACTTTAA